CGCGTAGAGCGTCCCGAACGCCAGCGACGACTTGCCGGAGCCGGACACGCCGGTGAAGACCACCAGCGCGTCGCGCGGGATGTCCACGTCCACGTGCTTCAGGTTGTGTTCCCGGGCGCCCCGGACGCGGACGAAGCCGGAGGGGTCGGGAGTCTTGCCGGTGCGCGGTGCTTTCGGAGGTGCCATGCCAGGGCGGAAGTTGCCCATTGCCCGGGGCCCGGTCATCCGTGACACGGAGGGGGCGTCGGGATTTGATGGGTCGCATGCCTTCATCGTTCGGCAGAGGACAGCCTGGCCCGCTTCGCCGCTTCACCGTGCTCACGGTCTGTGCGCTCGCGGGCTGGCTCGCCGCCTGCTCCAGCCCGAGCGCGCCCCCCGCCCCGGCTTCGGCCCCTGCCCCGGAGGCCCCGAAGGCCCGCACCTGCGAGGAGGGAGACGGGGCGGCCTGCTTCGAGGAGGCCTTGAAGGCGGAGAGGGATACCAGCCCCGGGAAGAGCTTCACCCGCCCGGCCGAGCTGTACGCGCGTGCCTGCAACAAGGGCCACCACGCGGAGGCGTGCTTCCGCGTGGCGACGCTTTCCGCGGAGCCAGGTGGGAAGCTCCATCACCTCGGGAGGGCCCGGGAGTTCGGCAAGAAGGGCTGCGAGCTTTCCCACGCCCCCAGCTGCGCCCTGGTCGCGACGCAGTACCTGGAAGTCAACGAAGCCAGCAGGAACGAGGAACGCGCGGCGGAGTACGCCCGGAAGGCCTGCGACGGCGGCAGTGCATCCGGCTGCGCCACCCTGGGCGTCATGAAGCTCCAGGGCCAGGGGATGGAGCCGGATCAGGCCAGCGGGGTGAAGCTCCTCGAGCGCGCCTGTTCGGGAGGAGCGGCCGTCGGCTGCTTCGAGCTTTCCGGCCTCTACACCCTGGGCCGTGGCGTGGAGCAGGACGAGCAACGCGCCCACCTCCTGAAGCAGCAGGCGTGTGATGGCGGCCACGGCCGTGCCTGCTTCGAGCTGGGCATGGCCTCCGCGGCGGGCTCGCCCGACGTGAAGCGCGACGAAGCGAAGGCGGCCGCGCTGTTCGAGAAGTCCTGCGCGCTCAAGCAGCCGGAGGGATGTCTCTCCCTCGCGGAGGCGCTCCTGAAGGGAACCGGCCTCCCGGCCGACGCCGCTCGGGCCGCCACGCTGTTCGCCGCGCTCTGTGACTCGGGAGAAGCGGCCGGGTCCTGTGGGGCGCTCGGCGACCTCTATATGAAGGGGCATGGGGTGGCGCGGGACGTGGAACGCGCCAGGGCGTTGAGGCAGAAGGCCTGTGACGGGGACAGCCGCGACTACTGCGCGCCCCGGTAGCCCTGCGTCCCCGGCCGCTCCAGCCCGAGCGCCGCCGGTAGCACGTACTGTCCGAACAGGACCAGCGGCAGGGCCGAGCCGGCCTCATCATTATAGTGGCTGCCGGTGAAGGCCGCGGTGAGGTCCAGCGAGGGCGCGACGAAGACGTACTGGCCCCCGTTGCCGCGCGCGAAGAACACCTCCACCGGGGTGCCGTTGATGACGAAGCGGGCGGTCCACCACAGGAGCCCGTAGCCCGCGTCGCCCAGCGGCCCCAGCGCCTTGCCGGACTCCGCCACCCACGCCTCGGAAGTCAGGCGCTCGCCCTGCCACGCGCCCTTGAGCATCAGCTGCCCCACCTTGAGGAAATCGCGCGGACGCAGGCGCAGGTGTCCGCCCGTGTCCGTGCCCTTCTTGCCCGCGGGCTGCCAGGTGACGTCCTGGACCTGCATCGGCGCGAACAACCACTCGCGCGACAGGTCCGCGATGGACCGGCCGCTGACCTGCTCCAGGACCGCGCCCAGCAGCACCACGCCGCCGGTGCAGTAGCGCGTCACGGTGCCGGGTTCGTCCCGCATGGGCACGTCCACGATGAAGCGGGCCCAGTCGTCCGTGTCATACATCCGCTCTTCGTTGCCGGGCGACTCGGGGTCCCAGTCGTCGCACGACAGCCCCGAGCGCATCTGGAGCAGGTGGCGCACCGTGATGCGCTCCTTGCGCGGATCCGGGTTCCGCACGGGCGCCAGGTGCGGCAAGAGCGGCAGCACGGGCGCGTCCAGGTCCGGCAGCAGGCCGCGCTCGTGCGCCATGCCCACCAGCAGCGACGTGACGCTCTTGGTGGCGGAGCGCAGGTCGTGTGCCTCCTCCCGCGTGAAGCCGTTCCAGTAGCGCTCGTAGAGGAGCTGGCCTCCACGCGCGACGAGCACCGCGTCCGGCTCCTCCACCGTGCCCTCGGACACGT
This window of the Corallococcus macrosporus genome carries:
- a CDS encoding tetratricopeptide repeat protein; the protein is MPSSFGRGQPGPLRRFTVLTVCALAGWLAACSSPSAPPAPASAPAPEAPKARTCEEGDGAACFEEALKAERDTSPGKSFTRPAELYARACNKGHHAEACFRVATLSAEPGGKLHHLGRAREFGKKGCELSHAPSCALVATQYLEVNEASRNEERAAEYARKACDGGSASGCATLGVMKLQGQGMEPDQASGVKLLERACSGGAAVGCFELSGLYTLGRGVEQDEQRAHLLKQQACDGGHGRACFELGMASAAGSPDVKRDEAKAAALFEKSCALKQPEGCLSLAEALLKGTGLPADAARAATLFAALCDSGEAAGSCGALGDLYMKGHGVARDVERARALRQKACDGDSRDYCAPR
- a CDS encoding serine hydrolase domain-containing protein; translation: MFQRVVLLLAVCLMACGGKRLATGPGSPPDRLDDGWAVASFEDAGVQRPWFDALEHDVSEGTVEEPDAVLVARGGQLLYERYWNGFTREEAHDLRSATKSVTSLLVGMAHERGLLPDLDAPVLPLLPHLAPVRNPDPRKERITVRHLLQMRSGLSCDDWDPESPGNEERMYDTDDWARFIVDVPMRDEPGTVTRYCTGGVVLLGAVLEQVSGRSIADLSREWLFAPMQVQDVTWQPAGKKGTDTGGHLRLRPRDFLKVGQLMLKGAWQGERLTSEAWVAESGKALGPLGDAGYGLLWWTARFVINGTPVEVFFARGNGGQYVFVAPSLDLTAAFTGSHYNDEAGSALPLVLFGQYVLPAALGLERPGTQGYRGAQ